A part of Paenarthrobacter sp. A20 genomic DNA contains:
- the glpX gene encoding class II fructose-bisphosphatase, with protein sequence MTQQYSTISPSLAVGIDEPDRNLALELVRVTEAAAIAGGHWVGFGDKNKADGAAVDAMRSFLHTVHFNGVVVIGEGEKDEAPMLFNGEQVGDGTGPECDVAVDPIDGTRLTALGINNALAVLAVAERGSMFDPSAVFYMEKLVTGPEAADMVDLRLPVKQNLHLIAKAKGVKVNQLNVMILDRDRHRPLVEEIREAGARTKFIMDGDVAGAIAAARSGTGVDALMGIGGTPEGIVAACAIKSLGGVIQGRLWPTSDEEKQKAIDAGHDLDRVLSTNDLVTSDNCYFAATGITDGDLLHGVRYQKDRVMTQSIVMRSKSGTVRFVEAEHHASKWETYARKP encoded by the coding sequence GCATCGACGAACCCGACCGCAACCTTGCGCTTGAACTCGTCCGCGTCACCGAGGCCGCTGCCATTGCCGGCGGCCACTGGGTAGGCTTCGGCGACAAAAACAAGGCGGACGGCGCCGCCGTCGACGCCATGCGTTCGTTCCTTCACACAGTCCACTTCAACGGCGTCGTGGTCATCGGTGAAGGCGAAAAAGATGAAGCCCCCATGCTGTTCAACGGTGAGCAGGTTGGTGACGGCACCGGCCCTGAGTGCGATGTCGCCGTCGACCCCATCGACGGAACCCGCCTGACCGCCCTTGGCATCAACAACGCCCTCGCTGTTCTGGCAGTGGCGGAACGTGGATCCATGTTCGACCCCTCGGCGGTCTTCTACATGGAGAAACTGGTTACCGGGCCTGAAGCTGCCGACATGGTTGACCTTCGCCTGCCCGTCAAGCAGAACCTGCACCTCATCGCCAAGGCCAAGGGCGTCAAGGTCAACCAGCTCAATGTCATGATCCTGGACCGCGACCGCCACCGCCCGCTCGTGGAAGAAATCCGCGAAGCCGGTGCACGCACCAAGTTCATCATGGACGGCGACGTGGCCGGCGCCATCGCAGCAGCCCGCTCCGGCACCGGTGTTGACGCCCTCATGGGCATCGGAGGCACCCCGGAAGGCATCGTTGCAGCCTGCGCCATCAAGTCCCTCGGTGGCGTCATCCAGGGCCGCCTGTGGCCGACGTCGGACGAAGAGAAGCAGAAGGCCATCGACGCCGGACACGACCTCGACCGCGTGTTGTCCACCAACGACCTCGTCACCTCCGATAACTGCTACTTCGCAGCTACCGGCATCACCGACGGCGACCTCCTCCACGGCGTGCGCTACCAGAAGGACCGCGTCATGACGCAGTCCATCGTGATGCGCTCCAAGTCGGGGACCGTCCGCTTCGTCGAAGCTGAGCACCACGCTTCCAAGTGGGAGACGTACGCGCGCAAGCCGTAA
- a CDS encoding peptidoglycan bridge formation glycyltransferase FemA/FemB family protein has product MEFFLQTPAWAAVQRSLGRRVHEQSGPGWSFLAIEEKNPAGKVIYAPYGPVAESVEAFDAATAALMSLAKKERAVFIRMEPAAAGFTASDAGPLLRGRGFRPAPVNQQPELSWIVDLDGDFKDVLAGMKPTNRNLYRNIHKKGVTFRASQDPADISVLLHFLHLTAARNGFKPQSDEYLTQVAASLLPSGAGTLFIADLEGEPIAAAFAYDSADTRVYAHAALDDTHRKLSAGIPLLVTLMADAKEKGLKHVDLWGVAPEDQPDHKWAGFTAFKKSFGGREVSYPGTWDLPVNKLRYGAYQLARKLRDRLR; this is encoded by the coding sequence ATGGAGTTTTTCCTGCAAACCCCGGCATGGGCTGCTGTCCAGCGTTCCTTGGGACGCCGTGTCCACGAACAGTCCGGCCCGGGCTGGAGCTTCCTCGCCATTGAGGAAAAGAACCCCGCCGGCAAGGTCATTTATGCGCCCTACGGCCCCGTCGCGGAGTCCGTGGAAGCGTTCGACGCCGCCACAGCGGCTTTGATGTCACTGGCGAAGAAAGAACGTGCGGTCTTCATCCGGATGGAACCTGCGGCCGCAGGTTTCACAGCATCCGACGCCGGTCCTCTCCTCCGCGGGCGCGGCTTCCGGCCGGCGCCGGTCAACCAGCAGCCCGAGCTGAGTTGGATCGTGGACCTGGACGGCGACTTCAAGGACGTCCTGGCCGGCATGAAGCCCACCAACCGGAACCTGTACCGGAACATCCACAAGAAGGGTGTGACGTTCCGGGCCTCCCAGGACCCCGCCGATATTTCCGTGCTCCTGCACTTCCTCCACCTGACCGCTGCCCGTAACGGTTTCAAACCCCAGAGCGATGAATACCTCACGCAAGTGGCCGCATCCCTGCTGCCCTCGGGCGCGGGAACGCTGTTCATCGCAGACCTTGAGGGCGAACCGATCGCCGCAGCCTTCGCCTACGACTCCGCTGACACCCGCGTCTACGCCCACGCAGCCCTGGACGACACCCACCGTAAGCTCAGCGCGGGCATCCCCCTCCTGGTAACGCTCATGGCCGATGCCAAGGAAAAGGGCCTCAAGCACGTGGACCTCTGGGGAGTAGCGCCGGAAGACCAGCCGGACCACAAATGGGCAGGCTTCACGGCGTTCAAGAAGTCCTTCGGTGGCCGCGAAGTCTCCTACCCCGGCACATGGGACCTCCCGGTCAACAAACTCCGCTACGGCGCCTACCAACTGGCCAGAAAGCTCCGCGACAGGCTCCGCTAG
- the manA gene encoding mannose-6-phosphate isomerase, class I — translation MYQIENVLRPYAWGSTTAIADLLGRPASGGPEAEMWIGAHPDSPSTAIHPNGVTQPLNALIESDPLRFLGSDSLAEFGPRLPFLAKLLAAEQPLSLQVHPSLEQAREGFARENAAGIPSGAAERNYRDDNHKPEMIFALTPFKALCGFRPSAGSKAVFEHLARILDSAAISVPPVITHVISDLSAPDEPAGLKAAFSRLIDGGSQVSDAINEVVAVFSAGAPLEPHREALTAMLDINEAFPEDPGVLISLLLNHLSLEPGEVVYLPAGNVHAYLHGLGLEVMASSDNVLRGGLTPKHVDVPELMKTVRFEALGVPRIEATGTEFGQELYRPPFKEFQLQRIELGPGAEPVPLAQNGPAVVVVVSGSVMLDSPKSDLLLQRGAAAFIPDVEAPVNIHPVQGASDSSIAFAVTTGLGN, via the coding sequence GTGTACCAAATTGAGAATGTTTTGCGACCCTACGCGTGGGGTTCGACGACGGCGATCGCAGACTTGCTGGGGCGGCCGGCATCGGGTGGTCCCGAAGCTGAAATGTGGATTGGAGCCCACCCGGACTCCCCCTCCACGGCCATTCACCCCAACGGTGTGACGCAGCCCTTGAATGCGCTCATCGAATCGGATCCCCTGCGCTTCCTCGGTTCCGATAGCCTGGCTGAATTCGGACCACGGTTGCCCTTCCTCGCCAAACTGCTGGCGGCCGAGCAGCCCTTGTCACTCCAGGTGCACCCCAGCCTCGAGCAGGCACGGGAGGGCTTTGCCCGGGAAAACGCAGCGGGAATCCCCTCCGGCGCCGCCGAACGCAATTACCGCGACGACAACCACAAGCCGGAGATGATCTTTGCGTTGACTCCGTTCAAGGCTCTGTGTGGCTTCCGTCCTTCCGCCGGGTCCAAGGCCGTTTTTGAGCATCTTGCCCGCATCCTTGATTCGGCTGCCATCTCTGTTCCTCCCGTTATCACTCATGTCATTTCGGACCTTTCCGCGCCGGACGAGCCCGCTGGCCTGAAGGCCGCCTTCAGCCGCCTCATCGACGGCGGAAGCCAAGTTTCCGACGCGATCAACGAGGTAGTCGCCGTCTTCTCTGCCGGGGCACCACTGGAGCCGCATCGGGAAGCATTGACGGCAATGCTGGACATCAACGAAGCCTTCCCAGAAGACCCCGGGGTCCTCATCTCCCTGCTCCTCAACCACCTGTCCCTGGAGCCCGGTGAAGTGGTGTACCTGCCTGCCGGTAATGTCCACGCCTACCTCCACGGCCTTGGCCTGGAAGTCATGGCTTCCTCCGACAACGTGCTTCGCGGCGGCCTCACGCCCAAGCACGTGGACGTTCCGGAGCTGATGAAGACGGTCCGTTTCGAAGCGCTGGGAGTGCCGCGCATCGAGGCGACCGGAACGGAATTCGGGCAGGAACTGTACCGTCCGCCTTTCAAGGAATTCCAGCTGCAGCGCATTGAGCTTGGCCCGGGCGCCGAGCCTGTGCCGCTGGCACAGAACGGTCCCGCCGTCGTCGTGGTGGTGTCCGGTTCGGTCATGCTCGATTCCCCCAAGAGCGACCTCCTGCTCCAGCGTGGCGCAGCAGCGTTCATCCCCGACGTCGAGGCCCCCGTGAATATCCATCCTGTCCAGGGCGCATCCGATAGCAGCATTGCTTTCGCAGTGACCACAGGGCTGGGGAACTGA
- a CDS encoding LCP family protein codes for MHKTSNQPGSALTDPVRYPSGASAPVRTKRAFVLVLLTLFIPGSAQIVAGDRKLGRVALRITLTVWALALLTLFIALVNRTMLLSIVTHPVGSLIIIVVLVALALGWAYLFLNTLRIIRPTLLAPGMRPIIAVVVAVSTILASGSLGYIAYVLNVSRNAIGSIFNAGPAIDPVDGRYNFLMMGGDAGDDRTGRRPDSLSVISVDAKTGESAIISVPRNLQNAQFSEGSPMREVYPEGYNCGDECLINAVNTEVTNNYQDLYPGVADPGAQATLEAVSGTLGITVQAYVLVDMDGFAKLIDAMGGIRIKAGGWVPISGPVTDEANGIHGMPDGWIPAGDQHLDGFHALWYGRSREFVDDYARIARQQCVQQAMLKQLDPATLLTKFEDIANAGTKVVDSNISSNQLGSFVDLALKSKNQPVKRLTIGPPDFDTSFSTVPDFDLIHSKVQEVLASSNTPKASDAVVSYDDGAAGTVMAAGPVAGLNPASQLPSPSADFTPVTTTPDGTPITIELLNGLKAQGDEQGIRDLVATNGQCAPL; via the coding sequence ATGCACAAGACCTCGAATCAGCCCGGTTCCGCCCTGACTGATCCTGTCCGCTATCCGTCCGGCGCAAGCGCCCCGGTACGGACCAAACGCGCCTTCGTGCTGGTCCTGCTCACCCTCTTCATCCCCGGCAGCGCCCAGATCGTTGCCGGGGACCGGAAACTTGGCCGGGTGGCGCTGCGCATCACGCTCACCGTGTGGGCATTGGCGCTGCTGACCCTCTTCATTGCCTTGGTCAACCGCACCATGCTGCTCAGCATCGTCACCCACCCCGTCGGATCCCTCATCATCATCGTGGTCCTGGTGGCGTTGGCTTTGGGCTGGGCTTACCTGTTCCTCAACACTTTGCGGATTATCAGGCCGACGCTCCTGGCACCGGGAATGCGGCCGATCATTGCCGTGGTGGTGGCAGTCTCCACCATCCTCGCCAGCGGATCGTTAGGCTACATCGCCTACGTCCTGAACGTGAGCCGCAACGCCATCGGCAGCATCTTCAATGCCGGTCCGGCCATCGATCCCGTGGACGGACGCTACAACTTCCTCATGATGGGTGGCGACGCCGGGGACGACAGGACGGGCCGGCGCCCGGACAGCCTCTCCGTTATCAGCGTCGACGCAAAAACGGGCGAGAGTGCCATCATCTCCGTCCCACGCAACCTCCAGAATGCCCAGTTCAGCGAGGGCTCGCCCATGCGCGAGGTTTATCCCGAGGGCTACAACTGCGGCGACGAATGCCTCATCAATGCCGTCAACACCGAGGTCACCAACAATTATCAAGACCTCTACCCCGGCGTTGCCGATCCCGGCGCGCAGGCCACGCTGGAAGCGGTGTCAGGCACCTTGGGCATCACCGTCCAGGCTTACGTCCTGGTGGACATGGACGGGTTCGCCAAGCTCATCGACGCGATGGGTGGAATCCGCATCAAGGCCGGCGGGTGGGTTCCCATCAGTGGTCCCGTCACGGATGAGGCCAACGGAATCCACGGCATGCCCGATGGCTGGATCCCCGCCGGCGACCAGCACCTGGATGGCTTCCATGCCCTTTGGTATGGCCGTTCCCGCGAGTTCGTGGACGACTACGCCCGCATTGCGCGCCAGCAGTGCGTGCAGCAGGCCATGCTCAAGCAACTTGATCCGGCCACCCTGCTGACCAAGTTCGAGGACATCGCCAATGCCGGGACCAAGGTGGTGGATTCCAATATTTCTTCCAATCAGCTGGGCAGTTTCGTGGACCTGGCGCTGAAGTCGAAGAACCAGCCCGTCAAGCGCCTGACCATCGGGCCTCCGGACTTTGATACGTCGTTCTCCACCGTGCCGGACTTCGACCTGATCCACTCCAAGGTCCAGGAAGTCCTGGCGTCGTCCAACACGCCCAAGGCGAGTGACGCCGTCGTGTCCTATGACGACGGCGCTGCCGGTACCGTCATGGCCGCCGGTCCGGTTGCCGGGCTCAATCCCGCAAGCCAGTTGCCGTCGCCGTCAGCGGATTTCACGCCGGTAACCACCACACCGGACGGCACGCCGATCACCATCGAATTGTTGAACGGCCTCAAGGCCCAGGGCGACGAGCAGGGCATCCGTGACCTCGTCGCCACCAACGGACAGTGCGCACCGCTGTAA
- the purE gene encoding 5-(carboxyamino)imidazole ribonucleotide mutase, whose product MTSESTAPLVGLVMGSDSDWPVMEAAADALAEFGIPFEADVVSAHRMPTEMIRYGQTAHERGLRVIIAGAGGAAHLPGMLASVTPLPVIGVPVPLKTLDGMDSLLSIVQMPAGVPVATVSIAGARNAGLLAVRVLASGTDELASKLRSDLLTFAQELNDVATKKGENLRRKVEEVFSPANASARSSR is encoded by the coding sequence ATGACGTCAGAATCAACAGCCCCGCTGGTTGGGCTCGTGATGGGTTCGGATTCCGATTGGCCGGTCATGGAGGCCGCCGCGGACGCCTTGGCCGAGTTCGGCATCCCCTTCGAAGCGGACGTCGTTTCGGCACACCGCATGCCCACGGAAATGATCCGTTACGGCCAGACAGCCCATGAACGTGGTCTCCGGGTCATCATCGCCGGCGCCGGGGGCGCAGCCCACCTCCCCGGCATGCTTGCCTCAGTCACCCCCCTTCCCGTGATTGGCGTTCCGGTCCCCCTGAAGACCCTGGACGGTATGGATTCCCTCCTGTCCATCGTGCAGATGCCCGCCGGCGTACCGGTGGCCACGGTCTCCATCGCAGGCGCCCGTAATGCTGGTCTCCTGGCCGTGCGCGTCCTGGCCTCCGGAACGGATGAACTTGCCTCAAAGCTCCGGTCGGACCTGCTCACGTTTGCCCAGGAACTGAACGACGTCGCCACCAAGAAGGGTGAAAACCTTCGGCGCAAAGTAGAAGAAGTCTTCTCTCCCGCCAACGCCTCAGCCCGGAGCTCCCGCTAG
- a CDS encoding 5-(carboxyamino)imidazole ribonucleotide synthase yields MTFPVIGVVGGGQLARMMAPPATALGFELRVLAEGEDVSAVAAVATAPIGDYKDLDALLEFSKGLDVLTFDHEHVPTEHLQALLDAGVNVQPGPDALVNAQDKLVMRAAIDRLGLPNPEWSAVNTVEELVAFGERIGWPVVLKTPRGGYDGKGVRIVDSPDEALETADWFQAMSPLLAEAKVDFSRELSALVARTPSGESRAWPVVHTIQVDGVCDEVIAPAQNIPLEVAAAAEEAALRIANELGVTGVMAAELFETPGVGAGFLINELAMRPHNTGHWTQDGSITSQFEQHLRAVLDLPLGATDALAPVVVMKNFLGGENQDLFKAFPMALAYEPAAKVHSYGKSVRPGRKIGHVNLVGSSVSDVDSVRQRATAVADIIRDGRMPAQTTSEETA; encoded by the coding sequence GTGACTTTTCCAGTAATTGGCGTTGTTGGCGGCGGCCAGCTCGCACGAATGATGGCCCCGCCCGCTACCGCCCTGGGCTTCGAACTCCGTGTTTTGGCCGAGGGTGAGGACGTTTCGGCTGTAGCCGCAGTGGCCACAGCCCCGATCGGTGACTACAAGGACCTGGACGCTCTCCTCGAGTTTTCCAAGGGCCTGGACGTGCTGACCTTCGACCACGAGCACGTTCCCACGGAACACCTGCAGGCCCTGCTGGATGCCGGCGTTAACGTCCAGCCCGGACCTGATGCCTTGGTCAATGCCCAGGACAAGCTGGTCATGAGGGCTGCGATCGACCGGCTCGGCCTTCCCAACCCGGAGTGGTCAGCAGTCAACACCGTTGAAGAGCTCGTGGCCTTCGGCGAAAGGATCGGCTGGCCCGTCGTCTTGAAGACGCCCCGCGGTGGCTATGACGGCAAGGGAGTCAGGATCGTTGACTCCCCGGACGAAGCCTTGGAAACTGCCGACTGGTTCCAGGCAATGAGCCCCCTGCTGGCAGAAGCCAAGGTGGACTTCAGCCGCGAGCTCTCCGCCCTGGTGGCCCGCACGCCCAGCGGCGAGTCCCGTGCCTGGCCCGTGGTCCACACCATCCAGGTGGACGGGGTGTGCGACGAAGTCATCGCACCGGCCCAGAACATTCCCCTTGAGGTGGCAGCTGCCGCCGAAGAAGCTGCGCTGCGCATCGCCAACGAGCTTGGCGTCACGGGTGTCATGGCTGCAGAGCTGTTTGAAACCCCGGGTGTCGGAGCAGGCTTCCTGATCAACGAACTTGCCATGCGCCCGCACAACACTGGTCACTGGACGCAGGACGGTTCCATCACCAGCCAGTTCGAACAGCACCTTCGGGCTGTGCTGGACCTCCCGCTCGGTGCTACCGACGCGTTGGCCCCGGTAGTAGTCATGAAGAACTTCCTTGGCGGCGAAAACCAGGACCTCTTCAAGGCCTTCCCCATGGCTTTGGCCTACGAACCGGCAGCGAAGGTCCACTCCTACGGCAAGTCCGTTCGCCCCGGCCGCAAGATCGGCCACGTCAACCTTGTCGGCAGCTCGGTTTCCGACGTCGACTCCGTCCGCCAGCGCGCCACAGCCGTTGCAGACATCATCCGTGACGGCCGCATGCCGGCGCAGACTACCTCCGAGGAGACCGCATGA
- a CDS encoding GtrA family protein yields the protein MITTLADRIRGLASLFWREVAKFGAVGGVAFVIDSAVFIWLFSGPMHGSEVWAKAIATIVASVFSWVANRFWTFRHRKQANVVREAVLFAVMNLVGLLIASGCVWFAKYVLDLNDKPSLFIAGSVVGLILGTIFRFFAYRFWVFNEELDAEPEFSHDHEIIELHHKAKAGAESGAANPATGEFPSIKNG from the coding sequence ATGATCACCACACTTGCAGATCGCATCCGCGGACTTGCCTCGCTTTTTTGGCGTGAGGTAGCAAAGTTCGGCGCCGTCGGCGGTGTTGCTTTTGTCATTGACTCGGCCGTTTTCATCTGGCTTTTCTCCGGTCCGATGCACGGCAGCGAAGTGTGGGCAAAAGCCATTGCAACGATTGTTGCCAGTGTTTTCTCCTGGGTCGCAAACCGTTTCTGGACCTTCCGCCACCGCAAACAGGCCAACGTCGTCCGTGAAGCCGTGCTTTTTGCCGTCATGAACCTCGTGGGCCTCCTGATTGCATCAGGGTGCGTTTGGTTCGCCAAATACGTCCTGGACCTCAATGACAAGCCTTCGCTGTTCATCGCCGGCAGCGTCGTGGGGCTCATCCTGGGCACTATCTTCCGCTTCTTCGCATACCGGTTCTGGGTGTTCAACGAAGAATTGGATGCCGAGCCGGAATTCTCACACGACCACGAGATCATCGAGCTTCACCACAAGGCCAAGGCCGGCGCGGAAAGCGGTGCTGCGAACCCGGCCACCGGCGAGTTCCCCTCAATCAAGAACGGCTGA
- a CDS encoding TIGR03089 family protein has product MSIPAVNLMTTLRSGHSTSPRLTWYGPDSERVELSGRVLDNWVAKTSNLLQDELDAEPGMAIRLDLPAHWKSFVWALAAWQLGMEVVFDETSADLLVTDKPNDDAGAGFDAVVAVPLAALAMRWPGELPSGVVDYAAEVRSHGDVFMAHSDPGAELPAVRGASALTHEALIDGFAGAQEPGVRLLVRAAEGLEPCLAASLGAWKEDGSVVLVHPDLEVTGHLLENERVSRS; this is encoded by the coding sequence ATGAGCATCCCGGCAGTGAACCTGATGACCACCCTGCGATCCGGACATTCAACGTCACCACGACTCACTTGGTACGGTCCCGACTCCGAACGGGTAGAGCTCTCCGGCCGGGTCCTGGATAACTGGGTAGCCAAGACCAGCAATCTCCTGCAGGACGAACTGGACGCCGAACCCGGAATGGCAATCCGGCTGGACCTGCCGGCGCACTGGAAGTCCTTTGTCTGGGCATTGGCGGCGTGGCAGCTCGGGATGGAAGTGGTCTTCGATGAGACCTCGGCGGATCTTCTGGTCACAGACAAGCCCAACGACGACGCCGGGGCAGGCTTCGACGCTGTCGTCGCCGTACCGCTCGCGGCACTGGCGATGCGCTGGCCGGGAGAGCTGCCATCCGGCGTCGTGGATTACGCGGCGGAAGTCCGCTCCCATGGCGATGTCTTCATGGCGCACAGTGACCCTGGGGCGGAGCTGCCGGCAGTGCGGGGCGCATCAGCGCTCACGCACGAAGCCCTCATCGACGGTTTTGCCGGTGCGCAGGAACCCGGCGTGCGCCTTCTGGTACGTGCCGCCGAAGGCTTGGAGCCCTGCCTTGCAGCGTCGTTGGGTGCCTGGAAGGAAGATGGCTCAGTAGTGTTGGTCCACCCGGACCTGGAAGTCACCGGGCACCTGCTGGAGAACGAGCGCGTCAGCCGTTCTTGA
- a CDS encoding WhiB family transcriptional regulator: MGQALRIQEDAVVAEHASVKYRSREVPGDWYVDPADPEAADRYNQNVQDSLEDQATALLAAHEALIGDLPAGPDEDVDDPPMELRRPLETPGQPVWIGLPGQGDFDDEGELGWQTDALCAQTDPEAFFPEKGGSTRDAKKVCGACNVRSQCLEYALANDERFGIWGGLSERERRRLRKRAV; this comes from the coding sequence ATGGGGCAAGCGTTGCGTATCCAGGAAGATGCAGTCGTCGCAGAACATGCGTCGGTGAAATACCGTTCGCGGGAAGTACCGGGGGATTGGTACGTCGACCCAGCGGACCCGGAAGCGGCAGACCGATACAACCAGAATGTGCAGGACTCTTTGGAGGATCAGGCAACTGCCCTCCTGGCCGCACACGAAGCGCTGATCGGTGACCTGCCCGCTGGGCCGGACGAAGATGTGGATGACCCTCCCATGGAGTTGCGTCGTCCGCTTGAGACGCCGGGGCAGCCCGTGTGGATCGGCCTTCCCGGCCAAGGCGATTTCGATGACGAAGGCGAACTTGGTTGGCAGACTGATGCGCTGTGCGCGCAGACCGATCCGGAAGCCTTCTTCCCCGAAAAGGGTGGATCAACCAGGGATGCCAAAAAGGTCTGCGGAGCGTGCAACGTCCGTTCGCAGTGCTTGGAGTACGCCCTCGCCAATGACGAGCGGTTCGGTATTTGGGGCGGACTCTCTGAGCGGGAACGTCGTCGGCTAAGGAAGCGAGCGGTCTAA